Proteins from a genomic interval of Erwinia sp. SLM-02:
- a CDS encoding oxidoreductase — protein sequence MTDKIRVGLVGYGFASKTFHAPLIAGTAEMELAAVSSSDAAKVHADWPSVQVVSDPQALFDDPTIQLIVIPTPNDTHFPLAKAALDAGKNVVVDKPFTVTLSQARELDALAKSKGLLLSVFHNRRWDSDFLTAKSLLAEGTLGEVRYFESHFDRFRLEVKQRWREQKGPGSGIWYDLGPHLIDQALQLFGSPVAINVDTAELRPGAQTTDYFHATLIYPQRRVVLHGSMLVAAESPRYQIHGTQGSYVKYGLDPQEDALKAGARPPQEDWGYDMRDGVVTLVNGDVLAEKTLLTIPGNYPAYYAAIRDALNGVGENPVKAEEAIQVMELIELGLQSAEKRQTLSLR from the coding sequence ATGACTGATAAAATACGTGTAGGGCTGGTGGGCTATGGTTTCGCCAGTAAGACGTTTCATGCGCCGCTGATTGCCGGAACGGCAGAAATGGAGCTGGCGGCGGTTTCCAGCAGCGATGCCGCCAAGGTTCATGCCGACTGGCCTTCGGTGCAGGTAGTATCCGATCCTCAGGCGCTGTTCGACGATCCGACCATCCAGCTGATCGTCATTCCCACCCCGAATGACACTCACTTCCCGCTGGCGAAAGCCGCGCTGGATGCGGGTAAAAACGTGGTGGTGGATAAACCATTTACCGTGACACTGTCACAGGCACGCGAGCTGGATGCGCTGGCAAAATCCAAAGGTCTGCTGCTGTCGGTGTTCCATAACCGCCGCTGGGACAGCGACTTCCTCACCGCCAAGTCGCTGCTGGCTGAGGGAACCCTCGGTGAAGTACGTTACTTTGAGTCGCACTTCGATCGTTTCCGTCTGGAAGTGAAACAGCGCTGGCGCGAGCAGAAAGGCCCGGGCAGCGGCATCTGGTACGATCTGGGGCCGCATCTTATCGATCAGGCACTGCAGCTGTTCGGTTCCCCGGTAGCGATTAACGTCGACACCGCCGAGCTGCGTCCCGGCGCGCAGACTACCGACTATTTCCACGCCACGCTGATTTATCCTCAGCGCCGCGTGGTGCTGCACGGCAGCATGCTGGTGGCGGCGGAATCCCCGCGCTATCAGATCCACGGCACGCAGGGCAGCTACGTGAAATATGGCCTTGACCCGCAGGAAGATGCGCTGAAAGCGGGCGCGCGTCCGCCGCAGGAAGACTGGGGCTACGATATGCGCGACGGCGTGGTGACGCTGGTCAACGGTGACGTGCTGGCGGAGAAAACGCTGCTGACCATTCCGGGCAACTATCCGGCGTACTATGCGGCGATCCGTGACGCGCTGAACGGCGTGGGTGAGAACCCGGTGAAAGCCGAAGAGGCGATTCAGGTGATGGAGCTGATTGAGCTGGGCCTGCAGTCTGCCGAGAAACGCCAGACTCTGTCGCTGAGATAA
- the add gene encoding adenosine deaminase, producing MIDRLLPLTDIHRHLDGNIRAQTILDLGREFNLTLPASTLETLRPHVQVIETEPDLVSFLNKLDWGVKVLGSLDACRRVAQENVEDAARAGIHYAELRFSPGYMAMTHHLPVDGVVEAVIDGVKAGCAAHNIDVRLIGIMSRTFGEQACLRELDALLAHRDGITALDLAGDELGFPGNQFLSHFNRARDAGLRITVHAGEAAGAESIWQAIRELGAERIGHGVKAIEDRALMDYLAANGIGIESCLTSNIQTSTVASLAGHPLKAFLEHGILATINTDDPAVQGIEIGHEYEVAAPAAGLSQQQMRTAQENGLKIAFLNEAEKAAVQARVAG from the coding sequence ATGATCGACCGCCTGCTTCCCCTTACCGATATTCATCGCCACCTTGATGGCAACATTCGTGCGCAAACTATCCTCGACCTGGGCCGTGAATTTAACCTCACCCTGCCCGCCAGCACCCTGGAAACCCTGCGCCCGCACGTGCAGGTCATCGAAACCGAACCGGATCTGGTCAGCTTCCTCAACAAACTCGACTGGGGCGTTAAAGTCCTCGGATCGCTGGATGCCTGCCGCCGCGTGGCGCAGGAAAACGTTGAGGATGCCGCGCGCGCCGGTATCCACTACGCCGAACTGCGTTTCTCCCCGGGCTATATGGCAATGACCCATCACCTGCCGGTCGACGGCGTGGTCGAAGCGGTGATTGATGGCGTGAAGGCGGGCTGCGCCGCACACAATATCGACGTGCGCCTGATCGGAATTATGAGCCGCACCTTCGGGGAACAGGCCTGCCTGCGCGAGCTGGATGCCCTGCTGGCCCACCGCGACGGCATCACCGCGCTGGATCTGGCCGGTGATGAACTGGGCTTCCCGGGCAATCAGTTCCTCAGCCACTTCAACCGCGCGCGCGATGCCGGTTTGCGCATCACCGTGCACGCTGGCGAAGCCGCCGGAGCTGAAAGCATCTGGCAGGCGATTCGCGAGCTGGGGGCAGAACGTATCGGCCACGGCGTGAAGGCGATTGAGGATCGAGCACTGATGGATTATCTGGCGGCGAACGGCATCGGCATTGAATCCTGCCTGACCTCCAATATCCAGACCAGCACCGTGGCGTCGCTGGCGGGCCATCCGCTGAAAGCCTTCCTGGAACACGGCATTCTGGCCACCATCAACACCGACGACCCGGCGGTTCAGGGTATCGAGATTGGTCATGAATATGAGGTTGCCGCGCCGGCAGCCGGGCTGAGCCAGCAGCAGATGCGTACCGCGCAGGAGAACGGCCTGAAAATCGCCTTCCTGAACGAAGCGGAAAAAGCCGCGGTGCAGGCTCGCGTCGCGGGTTAA